GTTTCCCTTACAATTATGGGAAGCAATGGAGGAGTGAGAAAGACATGGATGGTGCAAGCAGGGTTCAGCACCTCGAGCAAGATCGCGCCGAGCTTCTAAGGAAGCTGGACGAGTTAACAAATCAGTTGAACCGGTCTCCTGAAGTGGGTAATAGTTCTAAAGAGCAGTTTCGTCCCGAAGGAAGGACAGTTTCGCCGGATCCTTATGGCAGCCGGGACACTTGGTCTTCGGACAGGTCGAACAGGACTATTTCAAGGCAGTTATTTGGCCCTAACAAACATGCACCTGGGCCACCTTATTTCGATTATCATCGTGATCCGTATGGTTATACAAGTAGTCATGAAATGGCTATGTCAAACTTCCATCCTTCAATGCATAATCCAAATTACATTCCTCGATTCGGGGATCCTTTTGCTGCCCAAATGAGGAGAGGTCCAAATCAGCTTTACCATCAGTTCCCACAACAACCAATGCATCCTTACTTTCCCGGCCGGTATTTTGATACTAGTTCAGATTCATATGAACTCTATGCACATAATGCAATGCTTCATCCACCTTCCTGCGCTTGCTTTCTTTGCTATGACAACAAACGCAGAGGTTCATTGCCAACACAACCAAATCCTGCATTTGTTAATAGTAGATTCCTTGATACCCCGAATGATCCCATGTTGTACCATCATGAGGTTCTGGGGACATTTGATCCTCATGTTCATGGTTCAAGAACTGCCATTCCTCCTGTTCATGAAACTCAATTACATGCTAGACGGCCTACTGGTGACTATAACTCTAACATGGCTAAGTCTGTCCGAACCCTTCCTCGAAAAGTAATGCCGGGAAGTGGTACTCGGTATATCCACCCTATAGCTGGTGGTTCTCCGTTCATCACATGTTATAATTGCTTTGAGTTGCTACAACTTCCTATCAAAGCATTGGTTGTGGTGAAAAAACGGCGGCAAAAAGTGAGGTGTGGGGCTTGTTCTTCAGAAATAAGCTTTGCTATCAGCAACAAGAAGCTAATTATCTCTCCTAATTCGGAAGTGAAGGAAACTACTACAGCGATCAAAGATACTGCCAATGAGGTTGTGAACACAAGTGGTGTTAACTTCTCTTCAGATGATTATGCTGGCTATGATTTTCACTCGGTGGATAGAGAGTCTCCTGTGCCAGTTGTGGAGTCAAGAATGAACTCTAGAAAGCCCCAAGAGACACAAAGTTTCCCCTCTTCGTCTCTAGGTACCTCGGAGGATGAAAACAGTCCAGAAATTATGATTGCCGAAGGTGAAGCCGAAAAGTCCATTGCTCCCCTGAATAAAGCAGTGATATCTCCTCCACCTGCTGGATTTCCTCTTCAAGAGCATTTTGATTTCAGTGATAATAACCGTGTGATTAACCGGTTCGGTAAAGGCAACCTAAGTAGTCGGTCGGAACAAGAAAAAGGCAAAATAGTAGACAAGGTTCCATCATCAAGGCAAACTTCTTTGAAAGAGGTGGTGCTTGCAACCGAAATGGATGTCCATGACTATTCAAACTCCGGGGCCTCCCAGGATACCGGCTATGCAAGCCAAGAACATGATCATCTTAGATCTAACAAGGGTGGTGAATCATTTTTCGCAAGCTTTATCAAGAAAGGTTTCAGGGATTCTTCTCAAACTAATGGAACCGATGATCATGGCAAATGCAAAGTTTCCATAAATGGACAGCCCTTGTCGGATCGTGCAATCAAGAAGGCGGAAAAGCTAGCTGGATCCATTCGTCCTGGAAATTACTGGTTCGTATGCTTTAGATTCCACCTATTCGTTCATTTGCAACTTTGATGTTAGATTGATATGTATCAAAGGACTCAAATGAAAAACAAATGCTACAAGTATCAAAATGAGTTAAGCTTTGAAATTTAAACTAACAATTTTGCTGGTAAATGATGATTTTTCTACTGAATACTGATTGCTTATGAATTGTAGTGACTGATTTGTTTTATTGCTTCATTAGGTATGATTCTCGGGCCGGATTCTGGGGCGTCATGGGTGGACCTTGTCTTGGAATAATTCCAGTAAGTTGTAATATTCTGTCACACTTTCATTTATGATATTGCTGATCTTGTGGTCAATATAAGTGAATAAATTGGAATCTCTTGCAGCCATTTATAGAAGAGTTCAATTATCCTATGTCGGAAAAATGTGCTGGTGGAAATACCGGCATTTTCGTGAATGGTAGGGAGCTTCACCAAAGAGATTTGGATTTGCTTTCTGGAAGAGGACTTCCCCGTGACAGCGACAGATCTTATATAGTCGAAATCTCCGGGAGAATCCTAGATGAAGACACCGGAGAAGAGCTAGAGTGCCTTGGCAGACTTGCGCCGACGTAAGTCCTTTGTTTATGATGATTCTGCTCCATTGATtttataataatagtaataattattGATATGCTGAAACCATGGTTTTTCAATCATTTGTTTGTTCTTGTCACTATTCTTTAAGATGTTACTTAAAGCTTTACACAATTCTGATGTTAGTACCATATTTCTCTAGTGCTTGAATATGATAATTTGATGAGAAATGTTTGTTGTATGTTTTACATGGGACATTGCGCCGACTCATCCATAATCGACACCATTGAAATCCAATCCAATGGTGGATCAAGGATGAGTCAATACGGTGTCCAATGTAAAACGAGTACACGAATTTGGTGCATGATTTTTCCTTCacataaacttttaaatatatataacaaacaTCAGTTAGTGTTAGTTGCTAACTCTCTTGTCTTTGACCATTTCAGAGTGGAGAAAGCAAAACATGGATTTGGCATGAAAGTACCAAGAACAgatgcataaaaaaatataaaaaaaaagaaatgaaggtTTTCATAAGGCTTCTTGTTCCATCTTCATGCAGATTTGTAAACATTATTGGAATCACATCAtggaaattttatttgaaatggTAACAATTAGCAAAGTTACTtgcatttattttattctatatatatttcCTGCATATAGATTATACAATACTACATGTAAAATTTTCATTCTTCTATagttgaagaaaaaattttgagcttgatttaatCAAGTAGATTTAGCAAAGTTAAAAATTGAGGATTGAGTGTTCCATTTATTCTAGAATTTCATGTAGCATACTATATGTTACTATATTCCTTGATCTGTTAACAAGGCATATAGTTTTGCATTTATAATGAATAATGAAAGATATATTATATGGGATTCTTTGAAGATAGTTGAtattaaattacttaaataaaccACATATTAGGaagattatcaaaatttttaaagttttgttgttattggtgaatttgttcttcaaattcaaaagatCATTCAACTTGTTCACAAGAAACTGGAAAGAGTTCATACATCAATGAATATACAAGCAATAGATTTGTGAGCTTAGATGTTTGTATATTTAGACTCGCACTCCTTGCTTTATGCCATTATTATATATTCAATCGGTAAGACatcatataataattatattggcACTATAATTTCTAATTGTAGAAATCTTTTGTCAAAATTCAGAACATGTCAAGTATTTCATAttaaaagaaagggaaaatttAGTAGCACATTCTTTAATAAAATTGGCTTTTACTATACTCAATATTATGTGAGTGAAAGAGATTCCATCAGAAATATGTAATTTAGTCCATTTAGATATCTTGGAtcttttgattaattaaaaCTACCCtttcctttaaaaaaaaattggctaaTAAATACCCTTTTTGTTACTTACATTGGCACATTGCACATAAAAAAGAgtttttgtatattttcttgtcatttccattttccacattttatttgtttagttttagaGGGGAAAAATTCCTATATTTTGTTACCCAAAGTTTGATAAGATATCAATTGagtttgtaattaaaaatatagaattaagttTTTCTAAAGTGAAAATATTggcaaaatgaaaaattaatagcTTAAATCATTCTTGAATTAAGATGGTAGAATTTACACAtgataaaaattacaaattcaagTGATTATATCACTTTAGAATATCTTTTGTCTTGTGATTGAGTGCTTTGTGTCCTCAAACTAAAACCCTCTAATACCAAGAGATGCTTTATTTCTTCACAGAAAGTAAGAGTTTGTGAGTATTATAATAAGGAACACACTAAATCTAATGGacctaaaagaaaattaaaaaatgtcacAAAAAGAATACTTATCCATATAATAAATGAAATGGAACTAAAAAAGGTGAGGGTTCATTTCTTTGAATGAAGTTGGTGAAACAATTAATAAGATGCACAATCAACAAATGCCTTTGATGTTACTCAACTACTCAAAGAGATTCACCAGTCTTCACCCAAACACAAAAAGGCAAAATTGGTGTCCAACACCTTCAAGGTACTTCTATCTTTGTCCATGTGAAATAGAGTGAGTGAGAGagtgttattaattattattatagttgCAAAAACTTGTATTGTTCAAGTGATTCCAattttcaaaccttttttttttcctttgttttttaCTTTATGATTTTAGATTCTATCTTTATTCATTGACAAAAAATTGATAGTAAATCAacttattttaacaaaaatagtttATAGTCATTTAGGTGAAAATAAGACAAATAGGATCTAATAGTTTACTTGATTTATAGATCTATGAACGTTACACtagctttttcaaaaaaaaaaaaaaattacacaagCACATGCTGAGAACAAaaggaataaaaaagaaaagaaaagaaaaaaagaacaatGTTGGAGGACCAAAATCAAATGACACACATTCTTCCCTGCCAAGGAAGGTTCACTGCTAGGGACATTACCCACAATTCCACAaaattattctctttttttaataattaatttttaattttcataaaaaaatatttctgtttttctttagCCCCATTTATAGCACTCACATGGTACATGTCACCATATATAATTatatgctatttttttatttttatattttgcacTACCAACAAACAGAACCTAAATCAAATACAAACGTTACTATCACAACAACAAGAATTATGCTGAAAACAAGTTCCTTTTTTTATTGCAAACAATGACACCCATTTCCCTCTTATATAACAATAAGTGCTTAATTTCACCGTTTTGTTTGTTACATTAAAGCAACTAagcttccttttaatttttctctttacTTCCTCTGTTTTTAAGCTCCTCTGTTTTTTCATGGTGAAGAAGATTATGAGGTCTGATCCAAAGCAATTTTCAACAATGCAAAATCAGAAAAATGTTTGTGTTAAGATTGCGGTGTCATTCCTCTGTTTAGGTCTTGCTTTTCGGCTTCTATTGTCGGATTCATTCAGcttttcttcatcatcatcatcatcatcaatggtGATGGAAGAAACTCCTCCTCCAATGGCAGAGGAAAAAACAGAGTCCCCTGTTTTTCAtcttcctcttgaagcatcatctgATTCTGTTGATTTTCCATCAAACAACAACCAGATCCAAAGCTCTCAAAAtggtaagattttttttttttgtgatcttGTTCATTAGGATTggaaacatgcatgaatttccAAAGCTTTCTAAACCATCTTTAAGGTTTGTTTTGGAAGAGGATCTTCTAGTGTTTGATGATCCGTTCTCACATAAAAAACTTAAGTAGATAAAAAAAacatgaataattttatatgtagaAATAGAATATAATTTAGTTATGTTTAACTCTTCTTAAAAAGGTGAGataaatcttaaattatttaCTTGATCTAGTGATTATAAGCACACTAGAGGATTTGTTCAAACTTTTAagttctttaattaattaattattacttgTTTCCACTTTTCTTTTTTGGGTCATTTCTTTGTAGCATGACATCAAAAACAACTTGCTAGTGTGAGCTAAAGTGGGGGTTTTAAGAAgccaaataaagtaaaataaaccAATTAGTTTATGGAAAGTTCAAATGTTTATATCTCTAAGTTACTATTAGTTTATGATTATAGGTTTTTTTTTGGGGTGAATTTTCAAGCATTGaaatattaaacaaaatgaAGGAAAGAACTACTTAAAAGCTTTTGTCGTTTTTGCATTATATGCATTGTCACCTTCCACTTTTAGCTCTATTTCCTCTATCATGTTCTTTTGCAACAAAACATGTTTCCTCCTCAACACTACTGTTTTTTCATGTGTTCTTTTCGTTCTTTTTTAACCAGTAACCTAGTaagtacaataataataaatatgagaTAATTTATAAGTGATTGTTTTCTTGTTGAAATGAAATGTGACCTTATGCAAATGTTAATTTTGATGTTAGAACTTCAAACCTTGGTCTAAAATAGTATAAACACTTAGATTAAACCATCCATTTAGCCTCTAAAAAACtcctaaaaaataagaaatgttttagaatcttaaaaaaaaattttttttttaataatcaagAGAAAATCTAAAATGGGCTAATTTATTCATTATCGTCTACATAAAAACATTTTAcgtattaatttattatcaatttgttcttttagttgaatttaattttgatgtattgacAGTGGAAAACAGTTTCATACGTGCATCTAATTACATAATACTAAatggttttttaaaaaaatagatgcTATTGAATGGctatataaaaaatgttttattcTGTTAGTATATATGGTTctaacttattatttattaatggtTCTAGACAAGTGTTTGTTTTAACTAACTAGTTatgcaaaaatctgatttaggagCAGAAAAATGTGATCTATTTGTGGGAGAATGGGTGGCAGATAAATCTGGTCCAATGTACACAAATGAGAGTTGCAATTTGATTGAGCATCATCAAAATTGCATGAAAAATGGAAGGCCTGATTCAGGGTACCTTTATTGGAGGTGGAATCCAAGAGGGTGTGAACTACCAAAGTTTAATCCAAGAAAGTTTCTTGATTTCATGAGAAATAAATCATTTGCTTTCATTGGTGATTCCATCTCACGCAACCATGTGCAGTCCCTACTTTGCATTCTATCTCAGGTACTTTCACTTCCTTTAGTTATCTTAACTCATTTAGTGATTATTAGGTTAAAGATCAAAATGATACTTAAAAAATGAATTTGgatactttaaattttagatttttacttTAGAGGATAAAATGAGATCTCTCACCATCGAGTGCtttctcttttatgttttttcttGGTCATACCTATGAAATAAATGATAATAGATCATTTTTTACCctataaagtaaaattcaaaatttagaaaattcaaatcctaaaaaaattatgtgattTTTTAGGTGAAAATTTATGTGcagtcaacttcacgtaaagttgatagcCGAGAgccgttaaataatttgactgatttaactaaattttcatctatcgactctcagttatcaactttGCGTAAAATTAACTGCACCCGAATTTTCaccaatttttaaattagttcttGAAAGATACAACAGTAAATCAAGTTGGTTCTTATATTAATTAGATGATAAtgtgttataaaattatttactgTCAAATGTCATTATTTAATTGATggaattaaaatctaatttacgACGGTCTCTTTC
This sequence is a window from Arachis duranensis cultivar V14167 chromosome 2, aradu.V14167.gnm2.J7QH, whole genome shotgun sequence. Protein-coding genes within it:
- the LOC107472944 gene encoding protein ENHANCED DISEASE RESISTANCE 4 — its product is MEDSSKMRLVRCPKCQNLLPELADYSVYQCGGCGAVLRAKHNKGYGSGALSEISDEEIVGRDGAKLGNSRGKGVVDLSNNSDIDVKSNGGSSRYGQIDLEKVKNGYENGISKNGFDSNVNKDEGDSKSIRRGQPEQNSHEKGSELFESMSNWRNGERNEMEGFWRKPPVDIEGVRFSTLNYPDEGTSSSYSSFPYNYGKQWRSEKDMDGASRVQHLEQDRAELLRKLDELTNQLNRSPEVGNSSKEQFRPEGRTVSPDPYGSRDTWSSDRSNRTISRQLFGPNKHAPGPPYFDYHRDPYGYTSSHEMAMSNFHPSMHNPNYIPRFGDPFAAQMRRGPNQLYHQFPQQPMHPYFPGRYFDTSSDSYELYAHNAMLHPPSCACFLCYDNKRRGSLPTQPNPAFVNSRFLDTPNDPMLYHHEVLGTFDPHVHGSRTAIPPVHETQLHARRPTGDYNSNMAKSVRTLPRKVMPGSGTRYIHPIAGGSPFITCYNCFELLQLPIKALVVVKKRRQKVRCGACSSEISFAISNKKLIISPNSEVKETTTAIKDTANEVVNTSGVNFSSDDYAGYDFHSVDRESPVPVVESRMNSRKPQETQSFPSSSLGTSEDENSPEIMIAEGEAEKSIAPLNKAVISPPPAGFPLQEHFDFSDNNRVINRFGKGNLSSRSEQEKGKIVDKVPSSRQTSLKEVVLATEMDVHDYSNSGASQDTGYASQEHDHLRSNKGGESFFASFIKKGFRDSSQTNGTDDHGKCKVSINGQPLSDRAIKKAEKLAGSIRPGNYWYDSRAGFWGVMGGPCLGIIPPFIEEFNYPMSEKCAGGNTGIFVNGRELHQRDLDLLSGRGLPRDSDRSYIVEISGRILDEDTGEELECLGRLAPTVEKAKHGFGMKVPRTDA